Proteins from a single region of Candidatus Tiamatella incendiivivens:
- a CDS encoding ABC transporter ATP-binding protein has product MEAVKLLNASKQYTRNSGIFNINVSFKKGLYHVVLGPSGAGKTTLLRVIAGLEDLTSGGLFINDVKMNNVPPFKRPVSLVFQEPVLFPHLSVIDNIIFPLQAKVSSKEEAVEKARHIARLLRIDELLNRMPDELSGGERQRVSIARALVTEPEIVLLDEPYSNLDLSLRENLRWEIRGIMKNMSVTVIHVTHDQDEALELADEIHILYSGRLVDSGLTERIYWKPKTLEAARVLAHNIILLNKQCLIVPIDGFSLKSSECDRGMLSRLVETRNRRGYTLAVYESQGNYLRVAISKKSPPPDRVYLCPVDFTSFACSKDN; this is encoded by the coding sequence ATGGAAGCCGTTAAACTGTTGAATGCCAGTAAGCAGTACACTAGAAATAGTGGGATTTTTAATATTAATGTGTCATTCAAGAAAGGACTATATCACGTGGTTCTGGGTCCCTCTGGAGCTGGTAAAACGACTTTACTCCGAGTTATAGCCGGATTAGAGGACTTGACGTCTGGAGGGTTATTCATAAATGATGTTAAGATGAATAATGTACCACCATTCAAGCGGCCTGTATCTCTCGTTTTCCAGGAACCAGTATTGTTTCCCCATTTATCAGTTATAGATAATATTATCTTCCCGCTTCAAGCTAAGGTAAGCAGTAAAGAGGAAGCAGTTGAGAAAGCTCGGCATATTGCTAGGCTCCTCCGTATAGACGAACTGTTGAATAGAATGCCTGACGAGTTAAGCGGTGGAGAAAGACAGAGAGTATCAATTGCGCGAGCTCTAGTCACTGAACCGGAAATAGTCCTCCTCGACGAACCTTATTCTAACCTAGATCTAAGTCTAAGAGAGAACCTGAGATGGGAAATAAGGGGAATAATGAAGAACATGAGTGTAACAGTAATCCATGTAACTCATGACCAGGACGAGGCTCTCGAACTTGCAGATGAAATACATATACTTTATTCTGGCAGGCTAGTCGATAGTGGGCTTACTGAAAGGATCTACTGGAAACCTAAAACACTTGAAGCTGCTAGGGTTCTTGCACATAATATTATACTGTTGAACAAACAATGCTTAATAGTGCCAATAGATGGATTTAGCTTAAAGTCATCTGAATGTGACCGTGGAATGCTATCCAGGCTAGTCGAGACAAGGAACAGAAGGGGCTATACTTTAGCAGTCTATGAGTCGCAAGGAAATTATTTAAGGGTTGCTATATCTAAGAAATCGCCTCCCCCCGATAGGGTATATCTATGTCCTGTTGACTTTACCAGCTTCGCTTGCTCTAAAGATAACTAA